The segment TGGGAAAATTTACGATGGTCCCTTACAATGAAATATTTGAAAAACACGGAAATGTATTCCTAAAATTCTACGAAGGTAGTCTTGAAATCAGTCATAATGGCGTTGAATCCTTTTCAGAAGTCCAAAAACGAGTTTTTGATATTGTGGACTTTGTAAAAAATGAACACAAAGATGAAAATGTAGTTTTGGTAACTCACATGGATCCAATCAAAGCAATGATCGGAAAGGTTCTTTCTTTAAAACCTGAGATCTTATTTCAATTAATAGTTGCAAATGCCTCGCTCAATATCTTCAAATACGACGATCAAAATTATTATCTAAGTTCGATCAACTCTATGAACTCTTCACGTTTTCATGAGACTTTTTAACAAAAATCCTCCAAACTTTTAAATAGAAATTTTCGACCACGCGTAATTAACCGGTAAAATATGAAAGTAATAATTGGCTTAGGCGCAATATTGGGACTTTTATTCGTCCTACCTGCTGCAGAACAAGTATTCGCTGCAGGATCTGAAGTTGGAGAATATTTAGATAGAAAAGCCGCAATTTGGGGATTATTCTATAGATTAATGATTGTCG is part of the Candidatus Nitrosopelagicus brevis genome and harbors:
- a CDS encoding histidine phosphatase family protein; protein product: MIIFLRHGQAENNTKKILAGRTPGINLTEQGREQAEQAGEMIKSLNISAIYSSPIDRAMQTAEIVGKHCNLKPISDDRLIELDMGKFTMVPYNEIFEKHGNVFLKFYEGSLEISHNGVESFSEVQKRVFDIVDFVKNEHKDENVVLVTHMDPIKAMIGKVLSLKPEILFQLIVANASLNIFKYDDQNYYLSSINSMNSSRFHETF